Genomic DNA from Methanomassiliicoccales archaeon:
GCGCTACATTTCCTCTTCTTCGTCAGCGCAGTACAGAACACCACCGTGGCCAGCGCCACCGTGCTCATCAACTCGCACCCTATATTCGTCGTCTTCTTGGCTTTCCTATTGTTGCATGAGGGCAACAGGTTCACCACCATGGGGGCCTTGGTGGGGGTGGCAGGCATAATCGTCATCTCCCTCGGAGATCTAGGGTCGGGGAACATCGCAGGTGACATGCTGGCCGTCTTGGGGGCGGCGATGGAAGCACTCTACATAATCATGACCAGGTTCATGCGGAGGAAGGTGGACATCATGACCTTCGTGCTCTTGGTGAACGGAGCTTGCGCGGCATTCCTGGTTCTTATATGCGTAGCCACAGGCGTCCCGCTATGGCCTTATTCCGAGCGGGAATTGCTGCTATTCCTCGGCATGGCGATAATCCCGGCCACCCTAGGCTATACCCTCTATAATTGGTCGCTCAAATATCTTCTAGCCCCTCAGGTGAGCGTGACGCAGTTGGGGGAGGCGCTGTTCGCCAGTGCCATGGCGGTAGTGCTCTTCTCCGAGTTCCCCTCCGCCAGTCTGTTGCTCGGAGCCCTGCTGATAGTGACAGGCATATATTTGGCGGTGAGTCGGCGAAAGAGGGAGAGCTTGGAAAATATTTAAGCTCGAAATATTCGCGCTGTTCATGCGCCTTCTCATGCTTTTAAATCAAATCTTCTCATGCCTCTTGTCGGGAGAGAGGATGATAAGGGGCGAGGCGGGGCATCTCAGCATATCATGAGCATCCTTATTGCCCACCATGCCCTAGGCACGTCTTTATGGGATAGGGGTTTTAACGTCATTAAAATCGAGAGCATAATTAACAATGGTAAAATTAACCATGGTATGAATGAAAAGATAAATGTACTTTCTTCAGAAAATATTTTCTTTGATTTTTTTACAATGTTAAGGAGGAATATTGAGATAAGGGGGGATATAAGAAATGAAGATAGTTGTTGCGGTATTGACAGTTCTGTTGCTGGCAAGTGCGCTCAATGTGTCGCTCATTTCTCCAGTTGCAGGATCTGATAGCGGTTTGATGGGATATTGGAACTTCGATGAGGGCTCTGGTTCGGTGGCTCATGATTCCAGCGGGCACGGCTTCGATGGTGCTCTGATAGGCTTCACCGCGAATCCCTGGACCACAGGCAGGCTGGGCGGAGGATTGGCTTTCGATGGCTATGGCTTCGTAGACATCGGTAATCATCCTGAGCTCAAACCATCTATGGCCATAACCGTGGAGGCATGGGTAAAATACGATGTCTTTTTCCTTGACAACAAAGGCCATGCCATTATCAGCGAAGGGGAGTATTATCAATCGACAGGATTCATGGTATACCAAGCCACAGGCTCTCCTTATAACAGGGTGCAATTCTTCATTTGCACCGAGAATGGAAAATTCATCGGGTTCTCTTCATCGACTCTATCCACGGGCGTATGGTATCATTTGGCCATGACCTATGATCGCTCCTTCCTGAGGTTGTACATCAACGGCTATCTAGACTCAACGATTGCAGCCACGGGCCGTATCGATTGGATCCCAGAATACAAGTTGCTGATCGGCAGCACTTATACGGAATCCGGAGCCAAGTTCAAAGGCACAATCGATGAAGTGCGGATATGGAACCAGGCCATGGTGCCGGTGAGATTCACGCAAAGTGGGCTGGATACCACGGCAGTAGGAACCGTGGTATCCGTGGCGGACCCCGTTAACCTGGCGTATGCGCATCTGCCTCACGTGCTCATGGTCAAGCCAGGTACCGAAATAGGCTATGACTTCAAGGATGTGGTGGGCAGCAGCGTGCAGGGGCGTTATTTCAAGCTCTTGAGCGTTAATCCAGCAGAGCCTTCTACTGTTGTCACCTCTCCCATGACCATCACAGGCATCTATAGTACCCAGAACTATCCTGTGGCCAATGCTGGCGGGCCGTATACCGCGATCGAAGGCTCACCTATAACCTTCAACGCCTCCGCTTCTTCTGACCCCAACGGGGATCAGCTTAGTTTCCGCTGGGATTTCGATGGCGATGGGATCTGGGACACCAATTACTCCTCCTCTGCCACGGTGGAACATACATGGTTCGATGATTACTCAGGGCAGGTGCGTGTGGGCGTATCTGACGGGAATGTGGAGTCACTCGCCTACGCCACAGTTAACGTGGCCAACGCGGAGCCCAAGCCTGATGGGATGGACGATGTCGCAATGGAGGAGGGAAAAATCTTCGCAACATGTAGCAGCTTCGCCGACCCTGGTGAGGACATCTGGTGGGGCTTGGTCGATTATGGAGACGGGGGAGGGTCGCAGCCATTGGCTCTTGCCGGAAAGAACTACAACCTCAGCCATATGTACGTCGATGATGGTGAATACATTCTGAACGTGACCGTAGGTGATGATGATGGAGGAATCGGCTCGGCTTCAGCGACGATCAAGGTGAACAACGTTGCCCCACAGATACTCTCCGTGGAATGTCCGCTGGATCCGGTCAGGATAGGTTCGGCTGTGTATTTTAAAGTCACATGGACAGACCCTGGTGTGTTGGATACCCAGGTCGTGGAATGGAGCTGGTCTGACGGCTCCTCCACTTTAATAGAAATAAATACGGGCGGGAATGGCTCGTCCACCACTCAGCACACTTTCACATCACCAGGCGTGTACCTAATCACGGTCAAGGTGACGGACAAGGACGGGGGGAGCGATTTGGCAGCATGCGAGAATTATGTCGTGGTCTACGATCCCACCACAGGCTTCGTCACTGGCGGTGGGTGGAT
This window encodes:
- a CDS encoding DMT family transporter — protein: MSAERRKAFLVLLLAVFCFSFSSIFIRMSEAPAPAIAAYRMVLATLLIAPFALLRLRSKPLTLGRNDAWFLLATGLVLALHFLFFVSAVQNTTVASATVLINSHPIFVVFLAFLLLHEGNRFTTMGALVGVAGIIVISLGDLGSGNIAGDMLAVLGAAMEALYIIMTRFMRRKVDIMTFVLLVNGACAAFLVLICVATGVPLWPYSERELLLFLGMAIIPATLGYTLYNWSLKYLLAPQVSVTQLGEALFASAMAVVLFSEFPSASLLLGALLIVTGIYLAVSRRKRESLENI
- a CDS encoding PKD domain-containing protein, which codes for MKIVVAVLTVLLLASALNVSLISPVAGSDSGLMGYWNFDEGSGSVAHDSSGHGFDGALIGFTANPWTTGRLGGGLAFDGYGFVDIGNHPELKPSMAITVEAWVKYDVFFLDNKGHAIISEGEYYQSTGFMVYQATGSPYNRVQFFICTENGKFIGFSSSTLSTGVWYHLAMTYDRSFLRLYINGYLDSTIAATGRIDWIPEYKLLIGSTYTESGAKFKGTIDEVRIWNQAMVPVRFTQSGLDTTAVGTVVSVADPVNLAYAHLPHVLMVKPGTEIGYDFKDVVGSSVQGRYFKLLSVNPAEPSTVVTSPMTITGIYSTQNYPVANAGGPYTAIEGSPITFNASASSDPNGDQLSFRWDFDGDGIWDTNYSSSATVEHTWFDDYSGQVRVGVSDGNVESLAYATVNVANAEPKPDGMDDVAMEEGKIFATCSSFADPGEDIWWGLVDYGDGGGSQPLALAGKNYNLSHMYVDDGEYILNVTVGDDDGGIGSASATIKVNNVAPQILSVECPLDPVRIGSAVYFKVTWTDPGVLDTQVVEWSWSDGSSTLIEINTGGNGSSTTQHTFTSPGVYLITVKVTDKDGGSDLAACENYVVVYDPTTGFVTGGGWIWSPAGAYTADPTLSGKATFGFVSKYQKGANVPTGNTEFQFHVAGLNFKSSSYQWLVIAGTKAIFKGTGTINGEGSYSFMISAIDGGTKAPDMFRIKIWDAATGELVYDNMLGASETADPTTAISGGSIVIHTK